In Exiguobacterium acetylicum, the genomic stretch TCTTCCGGTCTTCGACTCAAAGACCGTTTCCTTCTTTGAAATATCTTGGTCGTATCCTGATTCAACTAACATTCGTTCAATCTTGATTTCGGTCATCGTTTTAGAAACGAAGAGGTAAGTCGGATAGGCAGCTATCAAGATGACGAGAACGATAAGTGTATAGATGAGTGGACGTACTTCTTTTTTCATACAATCACATCCGTTCCGATGAAATGAATAGAGAAGCTAGGTATTCTATATTGAAGATGAGGAGAGATATGTAATGGGAAAAAACAAAGACGAGATACCGTACTATATGAGGAACGTTCCGTTCTTCTTCCTAACGGCACTCCTCGCACCCGTCGCGGTACTACTTGTACTGCTCAATTGGGATAAGCTCTCTACACAAATGAGAAATAACCATCTAACGTTTTCAATCCTAATGACCCTGTTATACATCTCAAAAATACTGCCTGACGGCCTATTTAAAATCATATTCGCAGTGTTTACGTGGACGTTGATTCTTTTCGTGACATACATCTACTTCGGTGGCGGTAGAAAAGGAGGGAAATCATGAGTAAGTATC encodes the following:
- a CDS encoding DUF3139 domain-containing protein, whose product is MKKEVRPLIYTLIVLVILIAAYPTYLFVSKTMTEIKIERMLVESGYDQDISKKETVFESKTGRYVLEIKYTNEPDYTYNYEIVEDHVLTTVYDQHHVEVTGSVQHELK